The DNA window GGACGCGAGGTTATTGCCCTGACGCCTTGGCAGATCGATAACTTTGCAGGCAACGCCATCGAATTGACCGGGAACAGCCGCATTCTGGCGCTGTCGTCACGCGCGCTGGATGCGCTGCGCCCCGAGCAGATCGATGTCATCGAACGCTCGGCCAGGCCCGTACCCCTGACCATCCCAACACTCGAAAGCGCCGGCGGCTCGGTCCGTTGCATGATCGCCGGCATCCACTTGACCCGCCGCCCCGAAAGGAACGCCGCATGACCCCCTCTGACAAAGCCCTGGTGCCTTTCGTCTCGGTCGATCACATGATGCAACTGATTCATCAAATCGGCCTCGAGCCGATGCTGCGTGGCATTGCCGAGTATATCGAGGCAGATTTCCACCGGTGGGAGCTATTCGACAAGACCCCGCGCGTCGCCAGCCATTCGGCCGAGGGCGTGATCGAGTTGATGCCAACCTCGGACGGCGAGGTCTATGGGTTCAAATACGTCAACGGCCATCCCAAGAATACCAAAGAGGGCCTGCAGACCGTGACCGCCTTTGGGCTTTTGGCCGACGTGGCAACGGGTTACCCGGTGCTGTTAAGCGAAATGACCATGTTGACTGCCCTACGTACCGCCGCAACCTCGGCCATGGTTGCGAAACACCTTGCCCCCAAAGGCGCCGATACGATGGCCATGATCGGCAATGGAGCTCAATCGGAGTTTCAAACCCTGGCGATGAAGGCGATCTGTGGGCTCAAAACCGTGCGCCTTTATGACATCGACCCCGCGGCCACCCGCAAATGCGCTGCCAATCTGGCTTCCCATGGGATCACGGTGGTGTCCTGTGCCAACCCCGAAGAGGCGATCCAGGGTGCGCAGATTCTGACCACTTGCACCGCTGACAAGCAATATGCCACCATCCTCACTGACAACATGGTCGGTGCAGGCGTCCACATCAACGCCATCGGCGGCGACTGTCCCGGCAAAACAGAACTGGCGGCAGGCATCCTGCAACGGTCGGACATTTTTGTTGAATACCCTCCTCAGACCCGGATCGAAGGCGAGATCCAGCAGCTTGCAGATGACCACCCGGTAATTGAATTCTGGCAGGTCGTCACTGGCCAGCATAAAGGTCGGGTTTCGGACCGTCAGATTACTCTTTTCGACAGTGTCGGCTTCGCGATCGAGGATTTCAGCGCCCTGCGGTATGTTCGCGACCAGCTGGAAGCCACAGGCCTTTATCACGCGCTCGACCTGCTGGCGGACCCAGATGATCCTCGTGACCTTTTCGGAATGCTGCAACGCGCCGCGCCTGAAGACTAGGACTTAATGAGGCTCTGCTTCATACTCTGGAATAGCAGAAACAAGGGAAAAAAGCGGTCTTTCGCTTCTTTCCCCTGCTGAAAACATCCTGTGGGAGGCATAGCCTGCGGCGGCGGGGTAACCCCCCATCACGCGTCGAGTTCCGCGTCCCAATACAGAAAGTCCATCCAGCTTTCGTGCAGATGGTTGGGTGGAAACTTGCGACCCACGTTGCGCAGCTCTTCGGCCTGCGGCTGACGCGGCGGTTTGCGCAGGGACATGCCCGCACGGCGCAGTGATTTGGACCCTTTGCGCAGGTTGCACGGGCTGCAGGCTGCAACCACGTTTTCCCAACTGGTCACACCGCCTGATGCCCGCGGCACCACGTGATCAAAGGTCAGATCCCCGCGCGCGCCACAGTATTGGCAACTGAATTCATCCCTCAAAAACAAATTAAAGCGCGTGAAGGCCACGCGCTTTCTGGGTTTGACATAGTCTTTGAGAACAACAACCGATGGTATCCTGATTTCGGTCGACGGACTTCGCACAACCTCATCATATTCGGCCACAATGTCCACCCGGTCCAACCAAGCCGCCTTGATCGCATCCTGCCAGGGCCACAGCGAAAGCGGATAATAGGATAAGGGCCGATAGTCCGCATTCAGAACCAGCGCCGGATGCTGTTTCAACGCGCCCGGTTCGCGTACAAATTCCGTCCTGAAGTCACCGTCCATCAAAGACTCTCTCCTCGCCTTGCACTGCCCGCCTCTCGGGCACCAAGGCGGGGATCCCCGCCCCAGCTTACCCACAACTATATATCGTGGCAAAGCTCTGACAAGCCCCGAATTTCCACAATATATCGCGGATGCTTACGGTGATTCCGTGACGGGCATATGACATTTATCCACAGCTTGCAGAGCCCACCGTCCGCGCGGTATGCAGGGCGCCATGACCCGCCTGATCCGCTTCAACAAACCCTTTGACGTGCTGCCCCAGTTTACCGACCGGGCCAATGCCGACAGTCCACGCGCGACCCTGTCTGACTATGTCGACGTGCCTCGCGTTTACCCTGCCGGGCGTCTGGACCGCGACAGCGAGGGGCTGATGCTGTTGACAGACAACGGCAAGTTGCAGGCGCAGATTTCGGACCCCAAGCACAAGATGCCCAAAACCTACTGGGTTCAAGTCGAAGGTAGCCCGGACCAGCACGCCCTCAAGACCCTGCGTGACGGTGTCGAGCTCAAGGATGGGTTGACCCGCCCTGCCAAGGCACGGATGATGACCGAACCCGCAGAGTTGTGGGCCCGAACACCGCCTATTCGGACACGCCAATCCATCCCCGACACCTGGATCGAACTGACCATCCGCGAAGGCCGCAACCGGCAAGTCCGGCGCATGACCGCGGCTGTGGGGCACCCGACGCTGCGGTTGATCCGCTACGGGATTGGGGCCTGGACCCTGGAAGGTTTGAAAAGCGGCGCCTGGGACGAGTTGCAGGTCCCCAACATCGAGACACCGTCGCGTCCAAGCGGCAAGGACCGTCGCAAGACGCCCAGACGTCGCTGACATCCACCTCACGCTTACGTAATGCGGTGCCGCGCCGAGCCTAAGGCGAGGCGCGCGGCCCAACCGAGCAAGGGCCCGTCAGGGCATGATGTGAGGGCGGGAGTACTTCGAGCCTGTGGCGCTTACTGGCGGTTCAGAACAAATCGCTTTGAAATGCGGTCCACCAGAGTTCCATCCCTCAGCGGCCGACTGTGGGACACGGAATGATCCTGAAAGCCCATTTTGGTGTAGTAGCTCAGCCCCGGCACATTGTCGGCGCGGATGGTCGCGTTGATCTGAGCGAACCCAAGCTTGCGCGCCACCCACGAGGTTTCAGCGAACAAGGCCCGCCCGACGCCGCGAACGATCCGCTCTTGCCGGGCAAAGCTGGCAATGTCGGCGCAATCAGGGGGCAGATCCTCGGATACGCCCAGCCATTGAAACCCGGCAACGTCGCCGCCTGCGTCCACCGCCACATGGCAACAGACATGGTCGGAACCTGTCAAATAGTACGCGCGAAACAGGGCCTCTGACAAAGGCACCTCCTTCGCTGTTGTCCCGCCCGCCTCAATGATGTCGTTCAGGATGCGACAGCTTGCGGTCACATCCTCGGGCATCATCGGGCGGACGGTCAATGTCATGGTCAGAGGCTCAGCTTGTCGCGCATGAAGGCCAGCGCGACGCTCAGCCCGTCCGGCGCGATGCCATGGCCTGTGCCCTTCATGATATGGGCGTAAACCTCTTTGAATTCTGCAGCCTGCAGCGCCTCTGCCGCCTGCGGCAGCGATTGAGGCGGCACCACGTCATCGGCATCACCATGCACAAGCAGGATCGGCATCCGGCTGATGACCTCATCCTCCAGCGTCTCAGGGCTCAGCAACCGACCCGAGAAGGCCACGATGCCCGCAACCGGATCCTCCCGGCGCGGCGCCACATGCAGGCTCATCATCGTGCCCTGGCTGAAGCCGAACAAAACAACCTGCTCGGGCAGAACATCTTCGTCCACCATCAGCGCATCCAGGAAGGCGTCGAAATCATCAACCGCCGCCGCCATGCCGCGCATCGCCTCCTCTTCGGACGAGCCGTCGATCCAAGGGATCGGGAACCACTGAAACCCGTTCGGCATGCCGGGAATCTGCTCGGGCGCATCGGGTGCTACAAACAGTGTGTCCGGCAGATGTTCGGCCAGAGGGTCGGCAAGCCCCAGCAGGTCGGCACCATTGGCCCCATAGCCGTGCACGAACACCACAACCGAGCGTGTGCTGCCCGAAACCGGCTCCTTGCGGAGCGCATTCAAAACTCTGGTCATCTGATACCTTCCCTGTCTTTGGCAACGCGGTAATAGGCCCACAAAACCCGCGCCGCAACCGAACGCCAGGGCGACCACGCGTTCGCAATCTCGCGCATTTCCTTTTCCGTCGGTCGCTTGGGCAGGTCATACAGAACGCGTGCGGCCTCTTGCAGGGCCAGATCGCCATGGGCAAAGACGTCCGCCCGCCCCAACGAGAACATCGCATAGATCTCGGCTGTCCAGACACCGATGCCCGAAACCTCGGTCAGGGTTGCGATAACCTCTGCATCAGGAGCGTCCCGCAAGGCCTTGAAATCAATACGCGCGTCGGCCAGAGCGCGGGCATAGCGCATCTTCTGGCGGCTAAGGCCCACGGCGCGCAAATCATCATCCGTCGCCCACATGATCTTGCGCGGTCCGGTCAGGCGGGCGTCCTTCATACGCTTCCAGATGGCATTGGCTGACGCGACGCTGACCTGTTGGCTGACGATGGCGCTGAGCAGCTGTTCAAACCCGTCCGGCCTGCGACGCAAAGGTAAGGGGCCGGTCTGATCCATCGCATAGGCCATGCGGGGGCAAGCACCGCGCAGCCAATCCGCGCCCTCGATGACGCACTCTGGTGTCTCAATGATGCGTCCGATGTCGGTCATGCGCGCCCTTGTATTCTTGCCCTGCACCCTACCTGCATCACATCTCGTTTCAACCCGCTTGTGCGCGAACAATTTCAAGGATACGCATGCGTCATGACCATGACCGCTGCCCCCCTTCCATCTCCTGCAGATGACAGCCGCGCCAAGCGCAATGTTGCCGTACTAGTTGCTGCCCAGGCTTTGCTGGGCGCGCAGATGCCGATGATTTTCACCATTGGTGGTCTGGCGGGCCAATCCTTGGCCAGCAATGTCTGTCTTGCGACCCTGCCCATTTCGCTGATCGTTCTGGGCTCGATGCTGACCGCAACGCCAATTTCGGCAATCATGCAGAAATGGGGACGTCGTGCGGGCTTTTTGATCGGCAGCGCCGGAGGGGCTGCAGGCGGTCTTGTGGGCGCTTACGGCCTTTACTTGGGCTCGTTCCCGATCTTCCTGCTCGGCAGTTTCCTGACCGGCATCTACATGAGCGCGCAAGGGTTCTACCGCTTTGCCGCAGCCGACACCGCGTCCGAGGCGTTCCGGCCCAAGGCGATCTCCTACGTCATGGCCGGCGGTCTCGTGTCCGCCGTCATCGGGCCCCAATTGGTCAAGGCCACCAGTCAGGCCTTTGTGGTGCCGTTCATGGGCACCTATCTGGCGGTGATTGCGGTCAACGTGATTGGCTCGCTGCTGTTCTTCTTCATCGACATCCCAAAACCCGCAGCCCCCGCCGAGGACGCCCCCAAAGGCCGCACCCGGTGGGAATTGATCACCACGCCGCGCATCGCCGTGGCGGTGATCTGCGCCATGGTATCTTATGCTCTGATGAATCTGGTCATGACCTCGACCCCGCTGGCGGTTGTGGGCTGCGGTTATACCGAAGGCGATGCGGCAGACGTGGTGACCAGCCACGTTCTGGCGATGTTTGCCCCAAGCTTTTTCACCGGTCACCTGATCGCGCGTTTTGGGGTGGAAAAGATCGTGGCCACCGGATTGGTTATTCTGGCAGGTGCGGGCGCTGTGGCGCTGCAGGGCGTGGACATCGGCAACTTTTTCATTGCTCTGATCCTGCTGGGGCTTGGCTGGAACTTTGGCTTCATCGGGGCCACTACCATGCTGGCCGGTGCGCACGAACCGCATGAACGCGGACGAATGCAGGGCCTCAACGACCTGTTGGTCTTTGGTGGTGTGACCGTGGCCTCTCTGGCTTCGGGCGGGTTGATGAATTGCTCGGGTGGCTCGCCGATCGAAGGCTGGACCGCCGTCAACCTGGCGATGGGGCCCTTCCTTGTGCTGGCCGGTGGCGCGCTGATCTGGCTGGTTCTACGCCCGAAAGAGGCCTAACGCCAGATCTCGAAGCACTCCCGCCCTCGCATCATGCCCTGACGGGCTCTTGCTCGGTTGGGCCGAGCGCCTCGCCTGCCGCGAGGCGCGGCACCGTGATATGAAACCCGATGAGTGGTACCGGACAGCGTGTCGACGTCAACGCTTGCGGGATGCAGCCTCGACATCTTCGAGACCTCCTGCTTCGATCGCGGATTGCATGCCTGCATCAATATGTGGACGGTAAATGACCCACATCCGCGCGCGCATATCGCGCCCTTTGGCCGTGATCCGCAGCACCTTACCCCGCTTGTCATCTGCTGCCGGTTCGCGCGTCAACAGCCCCTCTTCAGCCATGCGCATGACCTGGCGCGAGAAACTGGATTGATCAAACAGCAAACGCTCCTCCAGTCGAACAGGGCGCAATCCGTCGGGGTGTTGCTCCAACTCCCAAAGGACATCATACCAATTCAGTTTGGGTAGACCCGCCATAACCAGGGCCCGTTCTGCATCCCGGTAGATGCGAGTCCGCACACGGTTTAGCGCGATCCAGGCCCGCTCTCGCGTTTCAAAGTCAGTCACTTGCCCCCCACTGAAGTGTTCCGCGTCATTTCAATGCAAATACATCCACATTCGACGTGTCCGAACAAGTCACAAAACAAGCTACCACCGTCCGCTGACCGCAACCCACGACAAACGCAGACGCCTGCTGATCTCTCCGGGTACCAGCGCCCCCGCAGCAACTCGCCCGGGATTGGCAACCACTTGCTTCAACACAGCCTCAGCTTGCACTCCCGCCAACAAAGCCGCCCGCGCGGGACCGGAAACAGCAGCTCGATTGCGCCGCGCGCGATACAAGCACTTTAGCGCCTGTTGCGCCAACGTCCGGACACCATCCGGCGTGCCATCCAGAAGCGGGATCCGGCCACGCGCCTCAAGCGCGGGGATCGCCTGCAACCACCCAGAGATGCCAGTCGCATAAGCATAATCCTGAACGACCTTCCCCTCGGCTGGGCCAAGCGCCTGTGCTGCCGCGACCATCAGGTGCCCCGAGCTGCAAGTAATGTAGTTGTCGAAATGCTCCTGATCCTCGAACGGGTCTTTGTAGATATCCCAACGCCTTACAGCGACATACTCATCCAAATTTGCCGCCAGATGCGGGGACAGGACACCAGCCAAAGGCGTCACAACTTCGTGCCGTCGGACGGGCCCACCATCCGCGATCTCTTGCAAGGCATCGCGCCACCACTGCAGTCGCATTTCGGCAATCATAGGTTCTTGCGTGACCCAAGGCGCGCGGGTGACTTCGACATTCAGGGCATAGAGCGGAAAGAGCACCGCCCGCGCTGCAACAGGTGCTGACATGGCCGCTCGAAACCGGTCCGGGTCGGCTTTTTCGACCAGGGCCGCGCAGGCATTCAGATCCGCGTCAAACTCCATAAGTCCGTTACTTCGCCCCTGCGCAGTCGCGGGTCAGCTTCCACTGGATCGCGTCCAGCAGCGCCTCGAAGGAGGCATCCACGATGTTCGCGCTGACGCCCACGGTCGACCAGTGCCGCCCCTGCCCGTCTTCGCTGTCGATGATGACGCGGGTCACGGCTTCGGTCCCGCCTTGGGTGATCCGCACCTTGAAGTCGACCAGCTTCATGTCACTCAAGATCGCAGAGTATTGCCCCAGATCCTTGGCCAGTGCCTTGGCCAATGCGTTCACCGGGCCCCGGTCGCTGCCGGTGTCATCCATGCTTTCGCTGACCGACAGCTTTTTCTCGCCGTCCACCTTCACCACGACAACCGCCTCAGAAAGGCTGACCATCTTGTTGTACTTGTTCTTGCGCCGCTCGACCGTGACCTTGTAGCGCTTGACCTCAAAGAACTGCGGCAGTTGCCCCAGTTCTTCGCGTGCCAGCAGCTCAAAGCTCGCCTGAGCGGTGTCATAGGAATAGCCCTCGCCCTCGCGCGCCTTGATCCGTTCCAGAATGCGGCCCAAGGCCGGATCGCCTTTATCCACGGTCATGCCCGCATCCGACAGACGCTTGCGCAGGTTCGACTGCCCCGCCTGGTTCGACATCGGGATGATGCGGGTGTTTCCGACCACGCTGGGGTCAACATGCTCATAGGTCGAGGGATCCTTCAGGATCGCGCTCGCATGCAGCCCCGCCTTGTGTGCAAAAGCCGAGGCGCCCACATAGGCCGCTTGTTTCGACGGCACGCGGTTCAGGATGTCGTCCAGCATCCGACTGATCCGGGTCAGATCGGCCAGCGCCTCAAGGCTCACACCGGTTTCAAAGCGGCTGGCATAGGGTTCCTTCAGCAAAAGCGTCGGGATCAGTGCGGTCAGGTTGGCGTTGCCACAGCGCTCGCCCAACCCGTTGAGCGTGCCCTGGATCTGCCGCGCGCCTGCGTCTACAGCGGCCAGAGAGCAAGCCACCGCCTGTTCGGTGTCGTTGTGGGTGTGGATGCCCAACCGGTCGCCAGGGATACCCGCCGCGATGACCTCGGACACGATGCGCCCCACTTCGGCGGGCAATGCGCCACCGTTGGTGTCACACAGAACGATCCAGCGCGCGCCCGCGTCCAACGCCGCCCTACAGACCGAAATCGCATAGGCGGGATTGTCTTTGTAGCCGTCAAAGAAATGCTCGGCGTCATACAGCGCCTCGCGCCCTTGTGCCACGATATGCGCCATGGATGCAGCGACGTTGTCGGTGTTCTCCTCCAGCGGAATGCCAAGCGCTTCGGTCACGTGGTAATCGTGGGACTTGCCCACAAGACAGACCGCCCCGGTGCCCGCATTCAGCACCGCCGCCAGCACGTCGTCATTGGCGGCCGACCTCCCTGAGCGCTTGGTCATGCCAAAGGCAGTCAGCTGCGCGCGTGTCTTTGGGGCCTCATCGAAAAAGGCGCTGTCGGTCGGGTTCGCCCCGGGCCAGCCCCCTTCGATGTAGTCGATGCCAAGGGAATCGAGCGCCTGGGTAATCTGCACCTTCTCTGGGGTCGAGAACTGCACGCCCTGGGTCTGCTGCCCGTCGCGCAGGGTGGTGTCATAAAGGTAGAGGCGTTCCTTGGTCATTCTTCTGGCTCTCTGGCTTCTGGCTCTCTGGCTAGCTCGGGCAGTGCCCGACCGCGGGTGGGTGCAAAGCGCCCGCCCATGGGGGCGGTCGGGCGCTGCCCGGGTTAGCCCGGGCGGAACATTGGATAGATGTTCTCCAGTTTCTTGGCATCGAAGCTGGGAGTTTGAACTAGTTCGACACCTGCCTTACTCATTCGCACTTCAAGGCCAGCGTCTATGTAGGCTAACTTTAGGCGATCAACTTCTGAGAAATCCTTGGTTTCCATCGCGACTTGGCGAGCAAACGATAGCTGCTCGATATAGAATGAGAGGTCAATTTCGGAAGCGTCGAACCAATCTCCCAAACTCTCAGATAACAATCCGAGGAGGTGGGCAGATGCCAAGAACTCTCCGTACAAAGCCTGCACATCTATCTCGGGCATATCCGCTCCGCCTTCAAACGCTTGCAAAACACCCGCAATCTTGTGGAGTTCAGTTATTGCTGCAGAAGTGTTCAGATCGGCAGAAACAAGTTTGACAATCTTGGGGCTTGGGACTGTCGCGTTGACACCCGACGAAAGCGCCCGCCACTTGCGCAGCACGCCTTCGGCTTCTTTGGCTTTCTTCTCCGTCCAATCCATCGGCTTGCGATAGTGGGTTGACAGGAACACAAAGCGGATCACCTCACCCGGCACGCCCTGATCCAGCAGGTCGCGGACGGTGAAGAAGTTGCCAAGCGACTTGGACATCTTCTTGCCCTCGACCTGCAGCATCTCGTTGTGCAGCCAGTATTTTGCAAAATCCCCTTCGGGATTGGCGCAGCAGCTTTGCGCAATCTCATTCTCGTGATGCGGGAACATCAGGTCGTTGCCGCCGCCGTGGATGTCGAAACTCACGCCCAACAGCTCCTTGGCCATGGCCGAGCATTCGATGTGCCAGCCCGGACGCCCCCGGCCCCAAGGCGACTCCCACCCCGGCAGGTCATCCGACGAGGGTTTCCACATCACAAAATCCATGGGGTTCTTCTTGTACGGCGCAACCTCGACCCGCGCCCCCGCGATCATGTCATCAACCGAACGGCCCGAGAGCTTGCCATAGCCCTCTTTCCAGCTATCGACGGCAAAGAGCACGTGCCCCTCGGCGGCATAGGCATGCCCCTTTTCAATCAACAGCTCGCACATGGCGATCATCTGGTTGATGTATTGCGTCGCACGCGGCGCGGCGTCAGGCTCCAGCGCGCCAAGCTGGCCCATGTCGTCCAGGAACCAGCCGATGGTCTCTTCGGTGATGTCGCCAATGGCGCGTCCGCTTTCGGCAGCGCGTGCGTTGATCTTGTCATCCACGTCAGTGAAGTTGCGCACGTATTTGACGTGATCGGTCCCATAGACATGACGCAGCAGGCGATAGAGCACGTCGAACACCACCACGGGGCGCGCGTTGCCCAGATGAGCACGGTCATAGACGGTGGGGCCACAGACATACATCCGCACGTTGTTCTCATCGATCGGAACAAAGTCTTCCTTTGTCCGGGTCCGTGTGTTGTGCAGTTTGATCGTTGTCATCTCTTTGGTCCTCAAGAACGGGCACAGGTCACCACTTGCCACTTCTGGCCGCGGGCTTAGCAAGTTGTCTTGTAAATGAAAACGAAAGAAACCAGCCCGCGACGATGTCAGCAGGGAATGCAGCAGATAATGATGCAAATGGTCTGGTTCATGGGTCCCGCATACCATGGGCAGATCAATCCGCCAAGCCTTGAGTAACCAGATTTTCCGGGTCAGACTGCCCGCATGAGCCGAGAGATCGTCAATACCATCTGCGAGACCTTTCCCGGGGCCGAACTGTCGGACCCCTGGGGTGGCGGCCATGACGCTTGGAAGGTTGGCGGCAAGATGTTTGCCTGCGTGGGGTCGATGGGCGACGGGGTATCGGTCAAGACGCCTGACGTGGAAACAGCGCAAATGCTGATCGAGGCAGGCGTGGGCGTCAAAGCCCCCTATTTCCACCGCAGCTGGATCAGGTTGCCTTGGGACACGGACACCGACGAAATGCGCCACCGGCTCGAGGCGTCGTATGACATCGTTCGCGCAGGGCTGACCAAAAAGCTGCAGGCGACACTGCCGCCACGCAGCTGATCATTAGGGCCGTTTCAAAACCTCCACTTCGGGCAAGGCTGACAGGTCGCTGACCAACGTGCCGGACAAATCAAGATATGACAGATGCGGCAGCCCAACCAACGGGGACACATCACGAATTGGGTTATCGTCCAGTTCAAGCTGCTGCAAGCCGACCAGAGGCGCCAGGGCTGCGATATCCTTCACCCCTGCATCCGCGATGCGCAGACGTTTCAGACCAGAAAGGCTTGCCAAGGGGTCCAGGTCAGGCAATCGGTTGTAAGACAGATCCAGCTTTTTGAGCTGCGACAGATCTGACAATGGCGACAGGCTGTTCGGGTGCAATTCCATCACCGTCAGCTTTTTCAGTGATGTCAACCGCGCCAGTGGGCTCAGATCAGAGGCAGGGAGATTTCGCAGGTCTAATTTGGTGAGCGTTGAAAGATGGCGCAGTGGAGACAGGTCAGAGACGGGCGAATTAAAAACGGTCAACGTCTTGAGCCGAGGTTGTGTGCTCAGAAAATTCAGGTCCGAGACGTCTGTCGACTCCAGCGAAATATGCTGCAGCCCTGTCAAACGCCTCAGCGCCGTCGGATCGCGCAGTTTCGCGTGCCACAGGTAAAGGGATTTCAATTTTGGAAAGCCTAGCAAAACATCCAATGTGGCGATCTCGCCGCCGAGGCGCACGCTCTCAATCTCGGTGTAACCTGCGAAATGCGGCAAGAGCCCGATGGTGTATTGGTCCAAAGCCAGTTTGCGATCTGTGGGAATGACGCAAG is part of the Falsiruegeria litorea R37 genome and encodes:
- a CDS encoding MmcQ/YjbR family DNA-binding protein, with product MSREIVNTICETFPGAELSDPWGGGHDAWKVGGKMFACVGSMGDGVSVKTPDVETAQMLIEAGVGVKAPYFHRSWIRLPWDTDTDEMRHRLEASYDIVRAGLTKKLQATLPPRS
- a CDS encoding leucine-rich repeat domain-containing protein, coding for MRYLSELFAASAVLVIVVFVVWNKPMRPTSVASEVKQDPIPQQIDQRAPVSVADASSATAKRRSEYAALVEQVHGSSTFKTCERDGMQGIKLPRTCVIPTDRKLALDQYTIGLLPHFAGYTEIESVRLGGEIATLDVLLGFPKLKSLYLWHAKLRDPTALRRLTGLQHISLESTDVSDLNFLSTQPRLKTLTVFNSPVSDLSPLRHLSTLTKLDLRNLPASDLSPLARLTSLKKLTVMELHPNSLSPLSDLSQLKKLDLSYNRLPDLDPLASLSGLKRLRIADAGVKDIAALAPLVGLQQLELDDNPIRDVSPLVGLPHLSYLDLSGTLVSDLSALPEVEVLKRP